From Senegalia massiliensis, a single genomic window includes:
- a CDS encoding 4Fe-4S dicluster domain-containing protein, with product MKKIDERDTMFSRMNLEEGSKEYNNYYNNHPERKEKDDEVRNKPKICGEGTATYDQINSKIAEANFKFLNDIKKLSEGITALEKVDVNSETITRRIKGLSKHFGAVKVGITKMRDYHWYSNRGRDSETYGDKVNLNHKYGIVFAVKMDKEMLNRSPQVSEIIDTSNAYVKASIIGMQISYFLRELGYEARNHMDANYLAVLPLVARDAGIGDIGRNGIIITEEYGQMIRLGLITTNIPLIEDEYKDFGLNNFCDRCNRCLRTCPGKAIPKDKKDINGIKRWKINQEDCYNMWRILGTDCGICISSCPFSQGIDIENIKSNEDIDKALKDHDKKHGIRPYIRTQPEWLK from the coding sequence ATGAAAAAAATAGATGAAAGAGATACTATGTTTTCACGGATGAATTTAGAAGAAGGTTCTAAGGAGTATAATAATTATTATAATAATCATCCTGAGCGAAAAGAAAAAGATGATGAAGTTAGAAATAAACCTAAAATTTGTGGAGAAGGAACTGCCACATATGACCAAATAAATTCTAAAATAGCTGAAGCAAATTTTAAATTTTTAAATGATATAAAAAAATTATCAGAAGGAATTACTGCACTTGAAAAGGTGGATGTGAATAGTGAAACTATTACTAGAAGAATAAAAGGCCTTTCAAAACACTTTGGTGCTGTCAAAGTAGGTATTACGAAAATGAGAGATTATCATTGGTATTCAAATAGAGGTAGGGATAGTGAAACTTATGGTGATAAAGTAAATTTAAATCATAAATATGGTATAGTTTTTGCTGTTAAAATGGATAAGGAAATGTTAAATAGATCCCCACAAGTCTCAGAAATCATAGATACTTCAAATGCCTATGTAAAAGCAAGTATTATTGGAATGCAGATATCATATTTTTTAAGAGAACTTGGGTATGAAGCTAGAAATCATATGGATGCAAATTATTTAGCTGTATTACCGCTTGTAGCAAGAGATGCAGGTATTGGAGATATAGGAAGAAATGGAATAATCATCACAGAAGAATATGGTCAAATGATAAGACTTGGACTAATTACTACAAATATACCTTTAATAGAAGATGAATATAAAGACTTTGGCTTGAATAATTTTTGTGATAGATGTAATAGATGCTTGAGAACTTGTCCAGGTAAGGCTATACCAAAAGATAAAAAAGATATAAATGGTATAAAAAGATGGAAAATAAATCAGGAAGATTGCTATAATATGTGGAGAATACTAGGAACAGATTGTGGCATTTGTATATCTAGTTGTCCTTTTAGCCAGGGCATTGATATTGAAAATATAAAAAGCAATGAAGACATAGATAAAGCATTGAAAGACCATGATAAAAAACATGGTATAAGACCATATATAAGAACACAACCTGAATGGTTGAAATAA
- a CDS encoding Crp/Fnr family transcriptional regulator, whose translation MSNCNGVCDLCQGKYCAKKVSIFSILPEEELAQITNKLEVRKYKKNDMLFFEGDISDKLFLINKGKIKAFKYTRDGKEQIIYILAEGDFIGDMSLIKQSEFKFNAIAMEDSTISILTKKDFDKILLNNPTIALKILGVIHDRVVNLENQIQRLGTKDIESRLAGLLLSLIKDFGTPKESIVELEIPLSREDMANYIGSTRETVSRKLSSLQDDNIIELIGNKKIIIKDLNLLENLA comes from the coding sequence ATGAGCAATTGTAATGGAGTTTGTGATTTATGTCAGGGAAAATACTGTGCTAAAAAAGTATCTATATTTTCCATACTTCCAGAAGAAGAGCTTGCACAAATTACAAATAAATTAGAAGTAAGAAAATATAAAAAAAATGATATGCTCTTTTTTGAAGGAGATATTTCAGATAAATTATTTTTAATAAATAAAGGTAAAATAAAAGCTTTTAAATATACAAGGGATGGAAAAGAACAAATTATATATATATTGGCAGAAGGTGACTTTATAGGAGATATGAGTCTTATAAAACAAAGTGAATTTAAATTTAATGCTATTGCTATGGAAGATAGCACAATATCAATACTAACTAAAAAAGATTTTGACAAAATACTTTTAAATAACCCTACAATTGCATTAAAAATATTAGGTGTAATTCATGATAGAGTAGTAAATTTAGAAAATCAAATACAAAGGCTAGGAACAAAAGATATTGAATCTAGACTTGCAGGACTACTTTTAAGTTTAATTAAAGATTTTGGTACACCCAAAGAAAGTATAGTAGAACTTGAAATACCACTTAGTAGAGAAGATATGGCAAATTATATAGGATCAACCAGAGAAACAGTTAGTAGAAAGTTAAGTTCACTTCAAGACGATAATATAATAGAATTAATAGGAAATAAGAAAATAATTATAAAAGATTTAAATTTACTTGAAAACTTAGCTTAG
- a CDS encoding cupin domain-containing protein — protein sequence MIVSHEKNVEKVEFDNPEVKGASMKAIISPKEGWEGHVMRVMEVEEEGYTPKHSHPWPHINYMLEGKGTLFIDGKEHEVEKGSYAYVPENKLHQFKNVGKGKFKFICIVPEKGHK from the coding sequence ATGATAGTATCTCATGAAAAGAATGTAGAGAAAGTAGAATTTGATAATCCTGAAGTAAAAGGTGCATCAATGAAAGCTATAATATCACCAAAAGAAGGATGGGAAGGTCACGTAATGAGAGTGATGGAGGTAGAAGAAGAGGGCTATACTCCAAAGCATAGTCATCCATGGCCTCATATTAATTATATGTTAGAAGGAAAAGGAACACTATTTATAGATGGAAAAGAACACGAAGTTGAGAAGGGTTCATATGCATATGTACCTGAAAATAAACTGCATCAATTTAAAAATGTAGGTAAAGGTAAGTTTAAATTTATATGTATAGTACCTGAAAAAGGGCATAAATAG
- a CDS encoding MATE family efflux transporter encodes MDYTEKRKLILKGDMAKVILTLSVPLMINNLIQTIYNLTDTFFVSRLGDIEVNAVGFVWPIIFFMMSIAVGLSIAGTALISQYTGANDNDQAKVVAGQIISFSFISSTVLGILGFFATPFIVSIMGAEGELFNYSVDFLRIILLGLPTMFIFFAFKAIKQGQGDTYTPMVLVGFSVALNIILDPIFIFVFNLGVSGAAIATVLARGILAIYAMYILFTKDDGIRLNKSHLKIKKYWLKKIILVGLPSSIGQSTASLGFAVLNVFVKSFGSATLTAFIIGNRINSLILMPAMGIGSALATIVGQNLGKDNILRARKAVKTSAALATIFLIIGGTIVFITAPQIINLFTNSEDVILQATFYLRVISASLPLMGIFQVFNGTFQGSGHTIMAMLIMGSRLWVFRIPLILIFKNFTTLGEKSVWFAMILSNASVCLIGFILYLSRKWENKIIKQEFS; translated from the coding sequence ATGGACTATACTGAAAAACGAAAATTAATATTAAAAGGAGATATGGCAAAAGTCATATTAACTTTATCTGTTCCGCTTATGATAAATAATTTAATACAGACAATTTATAATTTAACAGATACTTTTTTTGTAAGTAGACTTGGAGATATAGAAGTAAATGCAGTTGGTTTTGTCTGGCCAATTATTTTTTTTATGATGTCAATTGCAGTGGGTCTTTCAATAGCAGGAACAGCACTAATTTCTCAGTATACAGGTGCTAATGATAATGATCAGGCAAAAGTTGTTGCTGGTCAAATTATTTCATTTTCTTTTATTTCTTCTACAGTTTTAGGAATATTAGGTTTTTTTGCTACCCCATTTATTGTTTCAATAATGGGAGCAGAAGGAGAATTGTTTAATTATAGTGTGGATTTTTTAAGAATAATACTTTTGGGACTTCCAACAATGTTTATATTTTTTGCTTTTAAAGCAATAAAGCAAGGTCAAGGAGATACTTATACTCCTATGGTTCTTGTAGGTTTTTCAGTAGCATTAAACATAATTTTAGACCCTATTTTTATTTTTGTATTTAATTTAGGCGTAAGTGGTGCTGCAATTGCTACAGTTTTAGCAAGAGGAATACTTGCAATATATGCCATGTATATTTTATTTACAAAAGATGATGGTATAAGATTAAATAAGTCTCATTTAAAAATTAAAAAATATTGGCTTAAAAAGATTATTTTAGTAGGACTTCCATCTTCAATTGGTCAATCTACTGCCTCTCTTGGATTTGCTGTATTAAATGTATTTGTAAAATCATTTGGAAGTGCTACACTTACAGCATTTATAATTGGTAATAGAATAAATTCACTTATTCTCATGCCTGCTATGGGAATAGGTAGTGCACTTGCTACAATAGTAGGGCAAAATTTAGGTAAGGATAATATTTTAAGAGCAAGAAAAGCTGTAAAAACTAGTGCAGCACTTGCTACAATATTTTTAATTATAGGGGGAACTATTGTATTTATAACAGCACCACAAATCATAAATTTATTTACAAATAGTGAAGATGTAATATTACAAGCTACATTTTACTTAAGAGTTATATCTGCTTCTTTACCTTTAATGGGAATATTTCAAGTGTTCAATGGTACTTTTCAAGGCTCTGGACATACAATCATGGCAATGCTTATTATGGGTTCTAGACTATGGGTATTTAGAATACCTTTGATACTTATATTTAAAAACTTTACCACTTTAGGTGAAAAATCAGTATGGTTTGCAATGATATTAAGTAATGCATCTGTATGTTTAATAGGATTTATTCTTTATTTGTCTAGAAAATGGGAAAATAAAATAATAAAACAAGAATTTAGTTAA
- a CDS encoding MarR family transcriptional regulator: protein MLNQKGVTRVQWIALYYLGKHNNINQRDLAKLMNIKESTIARLIDRMEREKLVIRKKNQSDKRVINIILTQKGKETRVHLLPEGEKFNELISTGIKEDELEIFMNVLHKMVSNASKHNIK from the coding sequence ATTCTTAATCAAAAAGGAGTTACTAGAGTGCAATGGATTGCACTATATTATTTAGGAAAACACAATAATATTAATCAAAGAGATTTAGCAAAACTTATGAATATTAAAGAATCTACTATAGCTAGATTAATAGATAGAATGGAAAGAGAAAAATTAGTTATACGTAAAAAAAATCAATCTGATAAAAGAGTTATAAATATAATATTAACTCAAAAAGGAAAAGAAACAAGAGTACATCTTTTACCAGAGGGAGAAAAATTTAATGAATTAATATCAACAGGTATAAAAGAAGATGAATTGGAAATATTCATGAATGTACTTCATAAAATGGTTTCAAACGCAAGTAAACATAATATTAAATAA
- a CDS encoding carboxymuconolactone decarboxylase family protein, with amino-acid sequence MADVRKMLNDFTGGLEELAESNEKHVGAFMGLLEASYEPGALDLKTKELMSIAIACYNRCEYCIVFHTYKALEAGATREEIIESAMVAVAFGGGPSIAYSVTLLKESLNEFEKDFK; translated from the coding sequence ATGGCAGATGTAAGAAAAATGTTAAATGATTTCACTGGTGGATTAGAAGAATTAGCAGAATCTAATGAAAAGCATGTAGGGGCTTTTATGGGACTTTTAGAAGCATCATATGAACCTGGAGCATTAGATTTAAAAACTAAAGAGTTAATGAGTATAGCTATAGCTTGCTATAACAGATGTGAATATTGCATTGTCTTCCATACTTATAAAGCACTTGAAGCAGGAGCAACAAGGGAAGAAATAATTGAATCTGCAATGGTTGCTGTAGCTTTTGGTGGTGGCCCTTCAATTGCATATAGTGTAACATTATTAAAAGAGTCATTAAATGAATTTGAAAAAGACTTTAAATAA
- the lpdA gene encoding dihydrolipoyl dehydrogenase: MLIDIKLEKLSGHSNSGKIGKIYVKVNDNIKSGDEILDIESNKGNKTITSTASGVVKSVKVETGDTVKKDDILITVDGELKNTSTKKKSTFNYMGGLMKPKKEEIDMDITVIGAGPGGYVAAIYAAKMGAKVAIIEKEKVGGTCLNWGCIPTKSFVTSAKMYDNLKNINEFGLCAENISADIKKVVSRKNNIVKELTNGIEYLFDNNNVTLYKGDAKVLNKNTVFVKSNNTETTINTKNIILATGSKVSMIPIKGIESKNVLTSKQILDINKLPKKLTIIGGGVIGMEFAFLFNNFGVDVTVIEYMNDILSNIDNDIVSEITSIAKEKGIKIYTSSKAEEIIDSEDKESIVSFSKNDKLHYITSDKVLLSVGREPNLGEIDLEKLGIEKNDNKRGIKVNTKMQTNISNIYAIGDVTDKIQLAHVASHQAVVAVENILDKDVDMEYDVIPSAIFTDPEIAIVGLNEKQAKEKGLDVSIGQFPFSSNGKALTLGESKGFVKIIKDKQTGVILGGSIIGPHATDLIHEIALAIKNKLKDIDLMNTIHAHPTTAESIYESILASTETGAIHN; encoded by the coding sequence ATGTTAATTGATATTAAACTTGAAAAATTATCTGGACATTCTAATAGTGGAAAGATAGGAAAAATATATGTAAAAGTTAATGATAATATAAAATCAGGAGATGAAATATTAGATATAGAATCTAATAAAGGTAATAAAACAATAACCTCTACTGCTTCTGGAGTTGTTAAATCAGTTAAGGTTGAAACTGGTGATACAGTCAAAAAAGATGACATACTTATAACAGTTGATGGTGAATTAAAAAACACTTCTACTAAAAAGAAAAGTACATTCAATTATATGGGTGGATTAATGAAACCTAAAAAAGAAGAAATAGATATGGATATCACTGTTATTGGTGCAGGTCCAGGTGGCTATGTAGCTGCTATTTATGCTGCAAAAATGGGAGCTAAAGTGGCTATAATCGAAAAAGAAAAAGTAGGTGGGACTTGTTTAAACTGGGGTTGTATACCTACAAAATCATTTGTAACTTCAGCTAAAATGTATGACAATCTAAAGAATATAAATGAATTTGGATTATGTGCTGAAAATATATCAGCTGATATAAAAAAAGTAGTTTCTAGAAAAAATAATATAGTCAAAGAGTTAACTAATGGTATAGAATATTTATTTGATAATAATAATGTTACTTTATATAAAGGAGATGCTAAAGTTTTAAATAAAAACACTGTATTTGTAAAATCTAATAATACAGAAACAACTATAAATACTAAAAATATAATTTTAGCTACAGGTTCTAAAGTATCTATGATACCAATTAAAGGTATTGAGTCTAAAAATGTTCTAACTAGCAAACAAATACTGGATATAAATAAACTACCTAAAAAACTCACCATCATAGGAGGAGGAGTAATAGGTATGGAGTTTGCTTTTCTTTTCAATAACTTTGGAGTAGATGTAACTGTTATTGAATATATGAATGATATACTCTCTAATATCGATAATGATATAGTTTCAGAAATTACTTCCATAGCAAAAGAAAAAGGAATAAAAATATATACTTCATCAAAAGCTGAAGAAATAATTGATTCTGAAGATAAAGAAAGTATTGTATCCTTCAGCAAAAATGATAAGTTACATTATATTACTAGTGATAAAGTGTTATTATCTGTAGGGAGAGAACCAAATTTAGGTGAAATAGATTTAGAAAAGTTAGGTATTGAAAAAAATGATAATAAAAGAGGAATAAAAGTAAATACTAAAATGCAAACTAATATTTCTAATATATATGCTATAGGTGATGTTACAGATAAAATTCAACTAGCTCATGTAGCGTCTCACCAAGCTGTAGTAGCTGTAGAAAATATTTTAGATAAAGATGTAGATATGGAATATGATGTTATACCTTCTGCCATATTTACAGATCCAGAAATAGCAATAGTTGGATTAAATGAAAAGCAAGCTAAAGAAAAAGGCTTAGACGTTTCTATTGGTCAATTTCCTTTTTCCTCAAATGGAAAAGCATTAACATTAGGAGAATCTAAAGGATTTGTTAAAATAATTAAGGACAAACAAACAGGAGTTATATTAGGTGGTTCTATAATAGGTCCTCATGCTACAGATTTAATTCATGAAATAGCTTTAGCTATAAAAAATAAGTTAAAAGATATAGATTTAATGAATACTATACATGCTCACCCTACAACAGCAGAATCTATATATGAGTCTATATTAGCAAGTACCGAAACTGGTGCTATTCATAATTAA